Proteins from a genomic interval of Qipengyuania sp. JC766:
- a CDS encoding DUF2459 domain-containing protein yields the protein MSRRRRFAVRAVLALVGLLLAYPLAAWIGSSIPRNPGWTQPDTGVVIFVETNGFHTGLVVPITNEVHDWTADFPFAGGYFPDGREVTHIDIGWGERSIFLDTPEWSDLDPATAGRIAFLGGDTLLRITPYSNPPERPWRKRMVITLDEYERLVGAIRRTVPAPREGPRAELRADYAPTSRYYPATGRYWLGRTCNQWTSDMLAEAGVRTGWWTPIEGGVMKWVSRLDRQDEASGPPLIE from the coding sequence ATGAGCCGCCGCCGCCGTTTCGCCGTGCGCGCCGTGCTCGCGCTGGTCGGCCTGCTCCTCGCCTACCCGCTGGCAGCGTGGATCGGGAGCAGCATTCCGCGCAATCCCGGCTGGACCCAGCCCGATACGGGCGTCGTCATCTTTGTCGAGACCAACGGTTTCCACACCGGTCTCGTCGTGCCGATCACCAATGAAGTGCACGACTGGACCGCCGACTTCCCATTCGCCGGCGGCTATTTTCCCGACGGGCGTGAAGTGACGCATATCGATATCGGCTGGGGAGAGCGCAGCATCTTCCTCGACACGCCCGAATGGTCCGATCTCGACCCCGCGACCGCGGGGCGGATCGCGTTCCTGGGGGGCGATACCTTGCTGCGCATCACGCCCTATTCGAACCCGCCCGAACGGCCTTGGCGCAAGCGCATGGTGATCACCCTCGACGAATACGAGCGCCTTGTCGGCGCGATCCGGCGGACCGTGCCCGCGCCGCGCGAAGGACCGCGGGCGGAACTGCGCGCGGATTATGCGCCCACCTCCCGATACTACCCGGCGACGGGGCGATACTGGCTCGGCCGGACCTGCAACCAGTGGACGAGCGACATGCTAGCCGAGGCCGGGGTGCGGACGGGTTGGTGGACGCCGATCGAAGGCGGGGTGATGAAATGGGTTTCCCGCCTCGACCGGCAGGACGAGGCATCGGGACCGCCGCTGATAGAGTGA
- a CDS encoding 50S ribosomal protein L11 methyltransferase: MTSWKIVARASKAQVEGALARQELAFDWPPAITLSAHEAAPDTPDEWVLEAWLAEKPRAADKRLVGGLFDEGPPELVAEKVPDEDWVTLSQQSVQPVLAGAFHVHTPDHPPLAKRGVRDFEIPASQAFGTGHHETTAGCLAMLTEIKRRGVRVRNLADIGSGTGLLAFAALDLWPSASAIASDNDPVCEDIVGYNAVRNAVPLGTGAGELAIVTAEGTDHSAIRRRAPFDLVIANILALPLIDLAPDFALACAGRGHVVLSGLLVSQEAQVRAAYRRAGFRLALRLTHGDWSILWLRKRR; encoded by the coding sequence ATGACCAGCTGGAAAATCGTTGCCCGCGCCTCGAAGGCGCAGGTGGAGGGTGCGCTTGCGCGCCAGGAACTGGCCTTCGACTGGCCGCCCGCGATCACGCTGTCCGCGCACGAGGCCGCGCCCGACACGCCCGACGAATGGGTGCTCGAAGCATGGCTGGCGGAAAAGCCCCGCGCGGCGGACAAGCGGCTCGTCGGCGGGCTATTCGATGAGGGCCCGCCCGAACTCGTCGCAGAGAAAGTCCCGGACGAGGACTGGGTGACGCTGAGCCAGCAGAGCGTGCAGCCTGTCCTGGCGGGCGCCTTTCATGTCCACACGCCCGACCATCCACCGCTCGCAAAGCGGGGCGTGCGGGACTTCGAAATCCCGGCGAGCCAGGCCTTCGGCACCGGCCATCACGAAACGACCGCCGGTTGCCTGGCGATGCTGACCGAGATCAAGCGCCGCGGCGTGCGCGTCCGCAACCTGGCCGACATCGGGAGCGGGACCGGTCTTCTCGCCTTCGCCGCGCTGGATCTGTGGCCCTCGGCTTCGGCCATCGCCAGCGACAACGATCCGGTGTGCGAGGATATCGTCGGCTACAACGCCGTCCGCAACGCGGTCCCGCTCGGCACGGGTGCGGGAGAACTCGCCATCGTCACTGCGGAAGGCACCGACCATTCCGCGATCCGGCGGCGCGCGCCGTTCGACCTCGTGATCGCCAACATCCTCGCCCTGCCGCTGATCGACCTCGCGCCCGACTTCGCGCTCGCCTGCGCGGGACGCGGCCACGTGGTCCTGTCGGGCCTGCTGGTGTCGCAGGAGGCGCAGGTTCGCGCCGCATACCGGCGCGCAGGCTTCCGTCTCGCCTTGCGGCTGACGCATGGCGACTGGTCGATCCTCTGGCTGCGCAAACGCCGATGA
- a CDS encoding SDR family oxidoreductase has protein sequence MANILLTGASRGIGAAIREGLGARGADVIASASAAHDGDTIGADFLQPHAPAMLWQEALERSGGAIDVLINNAGLFQANPVDQSDIVWLDAWEETLRINLTAAAQLSRFAVRHWQGRGVPGRIVHIASRAGHRGDSPAHWHYAAAKGGMLALHKTIARAYASEGILSFAITPGFTDTAMAGDYLASRGGPELLHDIPLGRVAEPEEIADIAVWCALDAPESMTGTTIDANGASYVR, from the coding sequence ATGGCGAACATCCTACTGACAGGCGCAAGTCGCGGAATCGGTGCCGCAATCCGCGAAGGTCTCGGCGCGCGCGGCGCGGACGTGATCGCATCGGCCAGCGCCGCGCATGACGGCGACACGATCGGCGCCGACTTCCTCCAGCCCCACGCGCCCGCCATGCTGTGGCAGGAGGCGCTCGAGCGCAGCGGCGGCGCGATCGACGTCCTCATAAACAACGCCGGGCTCTTCCAGGCCAACCCTGTCGACCAGTCGGACATCGTCTGGCTCGATGCGTGGGAAGAAACCCTGCGGATCAACCTGACCGCCGCGGCGCAGCTCAGCCGCTTCGCGGTACGCCACTGGCAGGGGCGCGGCGTGCCCGGCCGGATTGTCCACATCGCCAGCCGTGCCGGCCACCGGGGGGACAGCCCCGCCCACTGGCACTATGCCGCGGCGAAGGGCGGCATGCTGGCGCTGCACAAGACCATCGCGCGGGCCTATGCCAGCGAAGGCATCCTCAGCTTCGCGATCACGCCGGGCTTCACGGACACCGCGATGGCCGGAGACTACCTCGCCAGCCGCGGAGGTCCCGAACTGCTGCACGACATCCCGCTCGGCCGCGTGGCGGAACCGGAGGAAATCGCCGACATTGCCGTCTGGTGCGCGCTCGACGCGCCCGAAAGCATGACCGGCACGACCATCGATGCCAACGGGGCCAGCTATGTCCGGTAA